A single Pseudoxanthomonas sp. DNA region contains:
- a CDS encoding acyltransferase family protein produces the protein MSVVPARFASVDALRGLTVAAMLLVNTPGDWSHVYAPLLHAEWHGVTPTDLVFPFFLFIVGVSIALGVVPRREAGVPRSVLVRAVLWRAAKIVALGLALHLLAYLLLDRPSFRPWGVLQRIGLCFAIAGLVALYTTPRVQWASIVATLLGYWALLAPWGYDPYTNLAARVDTALSGPRLYQWDAVAMRGQDPEGLLSTLPALATTLLGVRAGTWLRSGATRALGGAGIAMVLLGCAWSLVFPLNKALWTSSYVVFAGGCAMLSLRVAHGLVDRRGWPAFGRRFGVNAIAAYVGAAVMTYVLLALGWMGPLYESVFAGWMTPRFGAYVPSLAFALAFVGVWWLVVRAMDRRGWYLKV, from the coding sequence ATGAGTGTCGTGCCGGCCCGGTTCGCATCCGTCGATGCGCTGCGGGGCCTGACGGTCGCGGCGATGCTGCTGGTCAACACGCCGGGCGACTGGTCGCATGTGTACGCGCCGCTGTTGCATGCCGAATGGCATGGCGTCACGCCGACCGACCTGGTGTTCCCGTTCTTCCTGTTCATCGTCGGCGTCTCGATCGCACTGGGCGTGGTGCCGCGGCGGGAGGCAGGCGTTCCGCGATCCGTGCTGGTGCGCGCGGTGCTGTGGCGGGCGGCGAAGATCGTCGCGCTGGGTCTGGCGCTGCACCTGCTGGCCTACCTGCTGCTGGACCGGCCCTCCTTCCGCCCGTGGGGCGTGCTGCAGCGGATCGGCCTGTGCTTCGCCATCGCGGGTCTGGTCGCGCTGTACACGACGCCGCGCGTGCAGTGGGCGTCGATCGTGGCGACGCTGCTCGGCTACTGGGCACTGCTGGCGCCGTGGGGCTACGACCCGTACACGAACCTGGCGGCGCGGGTGGATACCGCGTTGTCCGGGCCACGGCTGTACCAGTGGGATGCGGTCGCGATGCGCGGCCAGGATCCGGAAGGGCTGTTGAGCACGCTGCCCGCCCTCGCCACCACGCTGCTCGGGGTGCGCGCCGGTACCTGGTTGCGGTCGGGCGCGACCCGCGCGCTCGGCGGCGCCGGTATCGCCATGGTCCTGCTCGGATGCGCGTGGTCGCTGGTGTTTCCGTTGAACAAGGCGTTGTGGACCTCGTCCTACGTGGTGTTCGCCGGCGGCTGCGCCATGCTCTCGCTGCGGGTGGCGCATGGGCTGGTGGACCGTCGTGGCTGGCCGGCGTTCGGCCGTCGCTTCGGCGTGAACGCGATCGCCGCCTACGTCGGTGCCGCCGTGATGACCTATGTGCTGCTTGCCCTCGGCTGGATGGGGCCGCTGTACGAAAGCGTGTTCGCCGGCTGGATGACGCCGCGCTTCGGCGCTTACGTGCCTTCGCTCGCGTTCGCACTGGCATTCGTCGGCGTCTGGTGGCTGGTGGTCCGGGCGATGGATCGTCGCGGCTGGTACCTGAAGGTCTGA
- the nagA gene encoding N-acetylglucosamine-6-phosphate deacetylase, translating into MNAPRLATALCNARVLTPDGFVEGLAVLMQDGLIADLVAVEALPADAIRHDLDGAALVPGFIDAQVNGGGGVLFNNDTSVEAIRAIAQAHRRFGTTGLLPTLISDDAEVMARAVEATREAIAQGVPGVLGLHLEGPYLAPARKGTHDAGKFRVPDADEIAMATSLDNGVTLLTLAPEQVPADTIRAMVARGAIVVAGHTAATYEQIRAGIEAGVSGFTHLYNAMSPLQGREPGAVGAALEDDGCWCGVIADGVHVHPASLRVALAAKPRGKVFLVTDAMPMVGSDDPAFDLYGETITAVDGVVRNAAGSLAGSALDMATAVRNSVRLVGVPLEEAARMASTYPAEFLGLGDTHGRIAPGYRADLVALDADLQVTGTWIGGE; encoded by the coding sequence ATGAACGCGCCCCGCCTTGCCACCGCCCTGTGCAACGCCCGCGTGCTGACGCCCGACGGCTTCGTCGAGGGGCTGGCCGTGCTGATGCAGGACGGCCTGATCGCCGATCTCGTGGCCGTCGAAGCGCTGCCGGCCGACGCCATCCGCCATGACCTGGACGGTGCCGCACTCGTGCCGGGCTTCATCGATGCGCAGGTGAACGGTGGCGGTGGCGTGCTGTTCAACAACGACACGAGCGTCGAGGCGATCCGCGCCATCGCACAGGCGCATCGCCGCTTCGGCACCACCGGCCTGCTGCCGACGCTGATCAGCGACGACGCGGAAGTGATGGCGCGCGCCGTCGAGGCGACCCGCGAGGCCATCGCGCAGGGCGTGCCCGGCGTGCTCGGCCTCCACCTGGAAGGGCCGTATCTCGCGCCTGCGCGCAAGGGCACGCATGATGCCGGCAAGTTCCGCGTGCCGGATGCCGACGAGATCGCGATGGCCACCTCGCTCGACAACGGCGTGACGCTGCTGACGCTGGCACCGGAACAGGTGCCGGCCGACACCATCCGCGCGATGGTCGCGCGCGGCGCCATCGTCGTCGCCGGGCACACAGCGGCCACCTACGAGCAGATCCGTGCCGGCATCGAGGCCGGCGTATCGGGCTTCACCCACCTCTACAACGCGATGTCGCCGCTGCAGGGACGCGAGCCCGGCGCGGTCGGCGCGGCGCTGGAAGACGATGGCTGCTGGTGCGGCGTGATCGCCGACGGCGTGCACGTGCATCCGGCCAGCCTGCGCGTGGCGCTGGCGGCCAAGCCGCGCGGCAAGGTGTTCCTGGTGACCGATGCGATGCCGATGGTCGGTTCCGACGATCCGGCGTTCGATCTGTATGGCGAAACCATCACCGCCGTCGACGGGGTGGTGCGCAACGCCGCCGGTTCGCTGGCGGGTTCTGCGCTGGACATGGCCACCGCCGTACGCAACAGCGTGCGATTGGTCGGTGTGCCGCTGGAGGAAGCCGCACGCATGGCATCGACGTATCCGGCGGAGTTCCTCGGGCTGGGCGATACGCACGGCCGCATCGCGCCCGGCTATCGCGCCGACCTGGTGGCCCTGGATGCGGACCTGCAGGTGACCGGTACGTGGATCGGCGGCGAGTGA
- a CDS encoding SIS domain-containing protein, with protein sequence MTPSLPAPSDTLMHQEAAQAAAIIADQYARNADTVKALAADLRRTPPPFVVTCARGSSDHAATYAKYLFETQLGVVTASASPSVGSVYEAKQRLAGALYVVISQSGKSPDLLRNATAAKDAGARVVAIVNVADSPLAQLADTVLPMHAGPERSVAATKSYLGSLAAILQLAAYWKDEAPLHDAALALPDALQRAWQADWSPLTEGLVGAHNLFVLGRGLGLAAAQEAALKFKETCGLHAEAYSSAEVKHGPMALVGPGFPVLCFAQPDETEAGMLALAQEFRGRGAQVWVASRQGDLPLVDAPHPACAPLLTIQSFYRAINALALRRGHNPDVPPHLNKVTETV encoded by the coding sequence ATGACCCCATCGCTTCCCGCTCCTTCCGACACCCTGATGCACCAGGAGGCCGCCCAAGCCGCCGCGATCATCGCCGACCAGTACGCGCGCAACGCCGATACCGTGAAGGCGCTCGCCGCCGACCTGCGCCGCACGCCGCCGCCGTTCGTCGTGACCTGCGCGCGCGGCAGCTCCGACCACGCCGCCACCTACGCGAAGTACCTGTTCGAAACGCAGCTCGGCGTGGTGACCGCGTCCGCGTCGCCGTCGGTCGGTTCGGTATACGAAGCGAAACAGCGGCTGGCTGGCGCGCTGTACGTGGTGATCTCGCAGTCGGGCAAGAGTCCCGACCTGCTGCGCAATGCGACGGCGGCCAAGGACGCCGGTGCGCGCGTGGTGGCGATCGTCAACGTCGCCGACTCGCCGCTGGCGCAGCTGGCCGATACCGTGCTGCCGATGCACGCGGGGCCCGAGCGCAGCGTGGCGGCGACGAAGAGCTATCTCGGTTCGCTCGCCGCGATCCTGCAACTCGCCGCGTACTGGAAGGACGAGGCACCACTGCACGATGCCGCGCTGGCCTTGCCCGACGCGCTGCAGCGTGCGTGGCAGGCCGACTGGTCGCCGCTGACGGAGGGGCTGGTCGGTGCGCACAACCTGTTCGTGTTGGGGCGCGGCCTCGGCCTGGCCGCCGCGCAGGAAGCCGCGCTGAAGTTCAAGGAAACCTGCGGCCTGCATGCCGAGGCCTACAGCTCGGCCGAAGTGAAGCACGGGCCGATGGCGCTGGTCGGGCCCGGTTTCCCGGTGCTGTGCTTCGCGCAGCCGGATGAAACCGAAGCCGGCATGCTGGCGCTGGCGCAGGAGTTCCGCGGGCGCGGTGCGCAGGTGTGGGTGGCGTCGCGGCAGGGCGATCTCCCGCTGGTCGACGCACCGCATCCGGCGTGCGCGCCGCTGCTGACCATCCAGAGTTTCTACCGTGCCATCAACGCGCTGGCGCTGCGGCGTGGCCACAATCCGGATGTGCCGCCGCACCTCAACAAGGTCACCGAAACGGTATGA
- a CDS encoding LacI family DNA-binding transcriptional regulator, which translates to MRRPTIKDVAERAKVSLKTVSRVINNEPSVLQGTRARVLHAIAELDYEPDQSARNLRSGTPFVIGLVYDNPNPYHIIGVQNGVLAACKETGFGLQIHPVDSTSPLLAEELVEFVQRSRLAGLVLTAPMSERADLVTALAARGVKLVRIIAATEDPEDGLPCVYVDDRDAAYEITEHLIQLGHQRIGFLWGGLAHRSSTERYAGYEKALKDYGITLDKHLVVPGDYTFDDGFRGARRLLALREPPTAIFGSNDEIAAGVLAAAKSAGMNVPYDLSIAGFEDSPFSKQSWPPLTTAKQATQDIAKQAARLLIAGLRTDAYDDNPTPVHNQGFVPQLVVRGSTAPVRPRTERPEPLSP; encoded by the coding sequence ATGCGCCGACCCACCATCAAGGACGTCGCCGAACGCGCGAAGGTCTCGCTGAAGACCGTGTCCCGGGTCATCAACAACGAACCGTCGGTGCTGCAGGGCACGCGCGCGCGCGTGCTGCACGCCATCGCCGAGCTGGACTACGAACCGGACCAGTCCGCGCGCAACCTGCGCAGCGGCACGCCGTTCGTGATCGGGCTGGTCTACGACAACCCCAACCCGTACCACATCATCGGCGTGCAGAACGGTGTGCTGGCCGCGTGCAAGGAAACCGGCTTCGGCCTGCAGATCCATCCGGTGGATTCCACGTCGCCGCTGCTGGCGGAGGAACTGGTGGAATTCGTGCAGCGTTCGCGGCTGGCCGGGCTGGTGCTGACCGCGCCGATGTCCGAGCGCGCCGACCTCGTGACCGCCCTTGCGGCGCGCGGGGTGAAGCTGGTGCGCATCATCGCCGCCACCGAGGATCCCGAGGACGGCCTGCCCTGTGTCTACGTGGACGACCGCGACGCCGCCTACGAGATCACCGAACACCTGATCCAGCTGGGCCACCAGCGCATCGGATTCCTGTGGGGCGGGCTGGCGCATCGTTCGAGTACCGAGCGCTATGCCGGTTACGAGAAGGCGCTGAAGGATTACGGCATCACGCTCGACAAGCATCTCGTGGTGCCGGGCGACTACACCTTCGACGACGGTTTCCGCGGTGCGCGCCGCCTGCTGGCGCTGCGCGAGCCGCCGACCGCGATCTTCGGCTCCAACGACGAAATCGCCGCCGGCGTGCTGGCCGCCGCCAAGTCAGCCGGCATGAACGTGCCCTACGACCTGTCCATCGCCGGTTTCGAGGACAGCCCGTTCTCCAAGCAGTCCTGGCCGCCGCTGACCACCGCCAAGCAGGCCACGCAGGACATCGCCAAGCAGGCCGCACGCCTGCTGATCGCCGGCCTGCGCACCGACGCCTACGACGACAACCCCACCCCCGTGCACAACCAGGGCTTCGTGCCGCAGCTGGTGGTGCGCGGCTCCACCGCGCCGGTCCGGCCGCGCACGGAACGACCCGAACCCCTCTCGCCATGA
- a CDS encoding sugar MFS transporter produces MTTAPNASALRSLAIVGVLFFIIGFFTWINGPLITFVRLAFDLDEVNAFLVLMVFYLSYFFLALPAAALLKRTGMKKGLAASLFVMAVGAAMFGEFSTQRWYPGALAGLFVIGGGLALLQTAVNPYVSILGPIESAARRIALMGICNKVAGILAPVVLGTLVLHGVGDLAAQVEAADAAGKAALLEAFAAKIHLPYLVMAGVLVVVAVGILFSPLPELKPAEVNAAPARAGGERGLSQYPHLWLGVLCLFVYVGVEVLAGDAIGAYGNGFGLSLDQTKFFTSFTLAAMLLGYLAGLAAIPRFVPQARYLAISAVLGVLFALGALLTHGYVSVGFVAALGFANAMMWPAIFPLAIKGLGRHTETGSALLIMGIAGGAILPQAFAVLKQHYDFQAVFAALAIPGYLYILYYALAGHRVGVAKPSATAVAERGIMADSPP; encoded by the coding sequence ATGACCACCGCGCCAAACGCCAGCGCCCTGCGCTCGCTCGCCATCGTCGGCGTGCTGTTCTTCATCATCGGCTTCTTCACCTGGATCAACGGGCCGCTGATCACCTTCGTCAGGCTGGCCTTCGATCTGGACGAGGTGAACGCCTTCCTCGTGCTGATGGTGTTCTACCTGTCGTACTTCTTCCTGGCGCTGCCGGCGGCCGCGCTGCTCAAGCGCACCGGCATGAAGAAGGGACTGGCCGCCAGCCTGTTCGTGATGGCCGTGGGGGCGGCGATGTTCGGCGAGTTCTCCACCCAGCGCTGGTATCCCGGCGCCCTGGCCGGCCTGTTCGTGATCGGTGGCGGCCTGGCGCTGCTGCAGACGGCGGTGAATCCCTACGTCAGCATCCTGGGCCCCATCGAAAGCGCGGCGCGGCGCATCGCGCTGATGGGCATCTGCAACAAGGTCGCCGGCATCCTGGCGCCGGTCGTGCTGGGCACGCTGGTGCTGCATGGCGTGGGCGACCTGGCCGCGCAGGTGGAGGCCGCCGATGCGGCCGGCAAGGCGGCGCTGCTGGAGGCGTTCGCCGCGAAGATCCACCTGCCGTACCTGGTGATGGCGGGCGTGCTCGTCGTGGTGGCCGTCGGCATCCTGTTCTCGCCGCTGCCGGAGCTGAAGCCTGCGGAGGTCAACGCGGCGCCCGCCCGCGCCGGCGGCGAACGCGGCCTGTCGCAGTACCCGCATCTGTGGCTGGGCGTGCTGTGCCTGTTCGTCTACGTCGGCGTCGAGGTGCTGGCGGGCGATGCGATCGGCGCGTACGGCAACGGCTTCGGTCTGTCGCTGGACCAGACCAAGTTCTTCACCTCGTTCACGCTGGCGGCGATGCTGCTGGGCTACCTGGCCGGACTGGCGGCGATCCCGCGCTTCGTCCCGCAGGCCCGTTACCTGGCGATCTCCGCGGTGCTGGGGGTGCTGTTCGCGCTCGGCGCGCTGCTGACGCACGGCTACGTGTCGGTCGGGTTCGTCGCCGCGCTGGGCTTCGCCAACGCGATGATGTGGCCGGCGATCTTCCCGCTGGCGATCAAGGGGCTGGGCCGCCACACCGAGACCGGTTCGGCACTGCTGATCATGGGCATCGCCGGCGGTGCCATCCTGCCGCAGGCCTTCGCGGTGCTGAAGCAGCACTACGACTTCCAGGCCGTGTTCGCCGCGCTGGCCATTCCCGGCTACCTGTACATCCTCTACTACGCGCTGGCCGGCCACCGGGTGGGTGTCGCCAAGCCGTCGGCGACGGCCGTCGCGGAACGCGGCATCATGGCGGACTCGCCTCCATGA
- a CDS encoding glucokinase family protein, with protein sequence MPTDAISGAHDAFIAADVGGTHVRIGLVRGSHDPGEPVRMLEYRKYACADHAGLGDIVADFLAGLGSTRVTRAVIASAGYALEDGTVITNNLPWRLSLAELRAQLGFDDVRLVNDFEAVAHAAAQMGASEVLQLAGPAIAPKHGPTLILGPGTGLGAAVWIPSGKRAVVLATEAGQAALTAGNALEMALLAEMLKTRTHVPVEHALSGPGLMNLHAALCAVRGAAPSAYTHPGQITAAARSGDDPLARESLEVFCGLLGSVVGDMALLYGVQGGVYLAGGILPKIRDVLIDSPFVPRFLNKGSMREALERIPVKLVEHGQLGVIGAARWYLDRDDGN encoded by the coding sequence ATGCCGACGGATGCCATCAGCGGGGCGCACGACGCCTTCATCGCGGCGGACGTCGGTGGCACCCACGTCCGCATCGGCCTGGTCCGGGGCAGCCACGATCCGGGCGAGCCGGTCCGCATGCTGGAGTACCGCAAGTACGCCTGCGCTGACCATGCCGGCCTGGGCGACATCGTCGCGGACTTCCTCGCCGGCCTGGGCTCGACCCGGGTGACCCGCGCGGTGATCGCCAGCGCCGGGTATGCGCTGGAAGACGGCACCGTCATCACCAACAACCTGCCGTGGCGACTGTCGCTGGCCGAGCTGCGCGCGCAGCTGGGCTTCGATGACGTGCGCCTGGTCAACGATTTCGAGGCCGTGGCGCATGCCGCCGCGCAGATGGGCGCCAGCGAGGTGCTGCAGCTCGCCGGTCCGGCCATCGCGCCGAAGCACGGCCCCACCCTGATCCTCGGGCCGGGCACCGGCCTGGGCGCCGCGGTCTGGATTCCCTCCGGCAAGCGCGCCGTGGTGCTGGCCACCGAGGCCGGCCAGGCTGCGCTGACCGCCGGCAATGCGCTGGAGATGGCGCTGCTCGCGGAGATGCTGAAGACGCGCACGCACGTGCCGGTCGAACACGCGCTGTCGGGCCCCGGCCTGATGAACCTGCATGCCGCCCTGTGCGCGGTACGCGGCGCGGCGCCGTCGGCCTACACACATCCGGGCCAGATCACGGCGGCCGCACGATCGGGCGACGACCCTCTGGCGCGCGAAAGCCTGGAGGTGTTCTGCGGCCTGCTGGGCAGCGTGGTCGGCGACATGGCGCTGTTGTACGGCGTGCAGGGCGGCGTGTACCTGGCCGGCGGCATCCTGCCGAAGATCCGCGACGTCCTGATCGACAGCCCCTTCGTGCCGCGGTTCCTCAACAAGGGATCGATGCGCGAGGCGCTGGAACGCATTCCCGTGAAGCTGGTGGAACACGGGCAGCTGGGCGTGATCGGCGCGGCCCGGTGGTACCTGGACCGGGACGACGGCAACTGA
- a CDS encoding TonB-dependent receptor, whose translation MKYRTSILSASIAAGLAFSMQVSAQESTTPDATDLDTVVVTGIRGSIEKALDAKRDAATHVEVVTAEDVGKLPAKNVADTLRQLPGVNIASSSASEGGFDEADRVSLRGTNPSLTQTLVNGHTIGTGDWFVLSQVGNVGRSVSYSLYPSEIVDRVVVHKTSEAKLVEGGTAGSVNIITRRPLQFAEPLTIQGSIGAVHSDLPGDTKPQLDALLNWRNDEGTAGFMVQVFNEERSLRRDGQEVVGGYSAIPGTVNGVPTEVSISNPELVGVLYPNLIGAALFEQVRKRKGGVANIEAKVTDNLTLNVNAFYSKLEADNYNRNYMMWASRFVNRTPSSYTVENGVLTSATYSPVTGGTTVTPYGVYDMISRPGAESTSKYIALDAEWNASDALKFVFQLGTTKGNGSSPTQDVLETGIAGNAGASWRMNGVSNPIDWSLGGTNTAANHLPQEGWIFGAQGIDVLDKEDWASADGQFFFQSDVLSSLDFGYRYATHERSNDFSLAQGPNWASNWQDITAYPAAGGFYPGDFGVGGNVPSGIWYYTPGQLAQINADFANRNNPERFYFSDVYGVKEDINAVYAQLNFRGDRWSGNAGLRYVRTQTDVHYNQGLLPNSGIPGAVVGSAFGDYLPVVVNNDYNELLPSVNFKFELTDDLVARVSGSKTMTRPDFSALAGSLTLNDLTHEGSGGNPNLDPLVSTNFDASLEWYFAPRALLAASVFSMDLDGYVDFGNVIVQYKDQQASQAAGTDVYSDYLVSIPVNSNGKARGLELTYEQPIGENFGINANYTYVDGEADGGKPLNGTSENTYNFSAWYENARFNARVNYSYRSSFYAGVSRADNFYQDDFATVSASLGFKATDWLTISLDGLNLNDPKLKYYTENDAVPGYLPHAFYSNGRQYYLNFRFKF comes from the coding sequence ATGAAGTACCGCACCTCGATCCTTTCGGCCTCCATCGCCGCAGGACTCGCGTTCTCCATGCAGGTCAGCGCACAGGAATCCACCACCCCCGACGCGACCGACCTCGACACGGTCGTCGTCACCGGTATCCGCGGCAGCATCGAGAAGGCCCTCGACGCCAAGCGCGACGCCGCCACGCACGTCGAAGTCGTCACCGCCGAAGACGTCGGCAAGCTGCCGGCCAAGAACGTGGCAGACACCCTGCGCCAGCTGCCCGGCGTCAACATCGCCTCGTCCAGCGCCAGCGAGGGCGGCTTCGACGAAGCCGACCGCGTCAGCCTGCGCGGCACCAATCCCAGCCTCACCCAGACGCTGGTCAACGGCCATACGATCGGCACAGGCGACTGGTTCGTGCTCAGCCAGGTCGGCAATGTCGGCCGCAGCGTGAGCTACTCGCTGTATCCGTCCGAGATCGTGGACCGCGTCGTGGTCCACAAGACCTCCGAGGCGAAGCTGGTCGAAGGCGGCACCGCCGGATCGGTCAACATCATCACCCGCCGTCCGCTGCAGTTCGCCGAGCCGCTCACCATCCAGGGCTCCATCGGCGCCGTGCACTCCGACCTGCCGGGCGACACCAAGCCGCAGCTCGATGCGCTGCTCAACTGGCGCAACGACGAAGGCACCGCCGGCTTCATGGTGCAGGTGTTCAACGAGGAGCGCAGCCTGCGCCGCGATGGCCAGGAAGTGGTCGGCGGTTACAGCGCGATTCCCGGGACGGTCAATGGGGTGCCAACGGAAGTCTCGATCAGCAACCCGGAACTGGTGGGCGTGCTGTATCCCAACCTGATCGGCGCCGCGCTGTTCGAGCAGGTCCGCAAGCGCAAGGGCGGCGTGGCCAATATCGAGGCCAAGGTCACCGACAACCTGACGCTGAACGTCAACGCGTTCTATTCCAAGCTGGAAGCGGACAACTACAACCGCAACTACATGATGTGGGCAAGCCGCTTCGTCAACCGCACGCCCAGCAGCTATACCGTCGAGAACGGCGTGCTCACCAGTGCGACGTACTCACCGGTCACCGGCGGCACGACTGTCACTCCCTACGGCGTATACGACATGATCTCCCGCCCGGGTGCGGAATCGACGTCGAAGTACATCGCACTCGACGCGGAATGGAATGCCAGCGACGCGCTGAAGTTCGTCTTCCAGCTCGGCACCACCAAGGGCAACGGCAGCAGCCCGACCCAGGATGTGCTGGAGACCGGCATCGCCGGCAATGCCGGCGCGAGCTGGCGCATGAATGGCGTCAGCAACCCCATCGACTGGTCGCTGGGCGGTACCAATACCGCTGCGAACCATCTGCCGCAGGAAGGCTGGATCTTCGGCGCGCAGGGCATCGACGTACTGGACAAGGAAGACTGGGCCTCGGCCGACGGCCAGTTCTTCTTCCAGTCCGATGTGCTGTCCTCGCTCGACTTCGGCTACCGCTACGCCACCCATGAGCGCAGCAACGACTTCTCGCTAGCGCAGGGACCGAATTGGGCCAGCAACTGGCAGGACATCACCGCCTATCCGGCGGCGGGCGGCTTCTATCCCGGCGATTTCGGCGTGGGCGGCAACGTCCCGTCCGGTATCTGGTACTACACGCCCGGCCAGCTGGCGCAGATCAACGCCGACTTTGCCAACCGTAACAATCCGGAGCGTTTCTACTTCTCCGACGTCTACGGCGTGAAGGAAGACATCAATGCGGTGTACGCGCAGCTGAACTTCCGCGGCGACCGCTGGAGCGGCAATGCGGGCCTGCGCTATGTGCGGACGCAGACAGATGTGCATTACAACCAGGGACTGCTGCCCAACTCCGGCATCCCCGGTGCCGTCGTGGGTTCGGCGTTCGGCGACTACCTGCCGGTGGTGGTCAACAACGACTACAACGAGCTGCTGCCCAGCGTGAACTTCAAGTTCGAGCTGACCGACGACCTGGTGGCGCGCGTGTCGGGCAGCAAGACCATGACCCGTCCGGACTTCTCGGCGCTGGCCGGCTCGCTGACGCTCAACGACCTGACCCACGAAGGCAGCGGCGGTAACCCGAACCTCGACCCGCTGGTATCGACCAATTTCGACGCTTCGCTGGAATGGTACTTCGCGCCGCGTGCCCTGCTGGCCGCCAGCGTGTTCTCGATGGACCTGGATGGTTACGTCGATTTCGGCAACGTCATCGTCCAGTACAAGGACCAGCAGGCCAGCCAGGCCGCCGGCACCGACGTGTACAGCGACTACCTGGTGTCGATCCCGGTCAACTCGAACGGCAAGGCGCGCGGCCTGGAACTGACCTACGAGCAGCCGATCGGCGAGAACTTCGGCATCAACGCCAACTACACCTACGTGGACGGCGAAGCCGACGGCGGCAAGCCGCTCAACGGCACCTCCGAGAACACCTACAACTTCTCGGCCTGGTACGAGAACGCGCGCTTCAACGCCCGCGTGAACTACAGCTACCGCAGCTCGTTCTATGCCGGTGTCAGCCGCGCCGACAACTTCTACCAGGACGATTTCGCCACGGTATCGGCGTCGCTGGGCTTCAAGGCCACCGACTGGCTGACCATCAGCCTGGACGGCCTGAACCTCAACGATCCCAAGCTGAAGTACTACACCGAGAACGACGCCGTTCCCGGTTATCTGCCGCACGCGTTCTACAGCAACGGCCGCCAGTACTACCTGAACTTCCGCTTCAAGTTCTAA